The following coding sequences lie in one Peribacillus frigoritolerans genomic window:
- the jag gene encoding RNA-binding cell elongation regulator Jag/EloR, with protein sequence MKKVTATGQSVEEAVNLALAQLNSTKDRVEIEIEDEGKKGFFGLFGARKAIVHVTLPADPIEETLGFLKNVSVEMGVNAQIDVTRKGKNVTFHLSGDKIALLIGKRGQTLNSLQYLAQLVANRYSKQFLNITVDAEDYRNRRNDTLIQLAERMANKAMKTGKAVSLEPMPSYERKVIHNALLDYPKIKTTSSGTEPYRHLVITPLK encoded by the coding sequence GTGAAAAAAGTAACTGCTACAGGACAATCTGTCGAAGAAGCAGTAAATTTAGCTTTAGCTCAACTGAACAGCACTAAAGATCGCGTGGAGATTGAAATAGAAGATGAAGGCAAAAAAGGATTTTTTGGTTTATTTGGTGCAAGGAAGGCAATCGTCCATGTGACCTTGCCTGCCGATCCCATTGAAGAGACACTGGGATTTTTGAAGAATGTCAGCGTGGAAATGGGAGTCAATGCACAAATTGATGTCACCCGTAAAGGTAAGAATGTAACATTCCATTTATCAGGTGATAAAATTGCCTTATTGATTGGAAAAAGGGGTCAAACACTAAATTCACTTCAGTATTTAGCACAGCTGGTTGCAAATCGATATTCGAAGCAGTTTTTGAATATTACTGTAGATGCAGAAGATTATCGAAATCGCCGCAATGACACTTTAATCCAATTGGCCGAAAGAATGGCAAATAAAGCCATGAAAACAGGTAAAGCTGTTTCACTTGAGCCGATGCCATCCTATGAACGAAAGGTCATCCATAATGCTCTCTTGGATTATCCAAAAATAAAAACGACTTCAAGTGGGACGGAACCTTATCGCCACTTAGTCATTACTCCACTTAAATGA